ccctcctactgtttgaccatttaatatcaacTGTAGTTTCCAATGATAGATCAACCATGCCAGCTTGGATATCATGTGTTGAATGTATCTACACCGTACagagtcaaccctcctacagtCTGACCATTAAACtgtgttttgaatgatagatcaaccatgccagcctgcaaacagtacacagtcaaccctcctactgttcgactgttcaatatcatccacagtggtttcaaataataaaccatgtGACCAGTACATCTGCCCAGTACACAGATAGTATGCACAGTTGTTACCACCCTGCACAACTCTAGCTGTTTATTTTTTCTCAGCATAAACCTGCTTAGCATATATCTTCTTGCTTAGCGTCTTTATGGGCCTTGACTAACCCTCAGTACTGCTCTTCCCCGGACCATGGCTAGAGGGACAGGTCCAAACTGCCTCGAGTCTGTTGAGTTGTGCGTGTTGTCCCCCTCGATCCAGATATGACCCTTAGGTATCTatggtacaaaataaaaatcattgatTCAGTTTGATGTTTAATTATTAAttcgggttgaacaaagacaaatttactagagcggggaCTTGAACCTGCGGCCTCTAGATTAACGTGATGGTGCTCTACCAGTTTAGCTTTctaaccctatgttggcggtcaaCTAGATAGCTCCTTTGGTGGGGCATCTGCATGTTCAAGTTTTGCTCTTgtaaaatttgtctttgttcaacccaaaattgtttacaatttacccagttagtttcccttgtggtttattacttcaaTTATTATTGTAACCACTGCTTTATCTTTGGTAACATATTGAACTCTTAGGCCTAACGATACCTACATGTAAGAAAAGGTGAAACTAAAACGGGATACTGAATTAAACAGGAAACGTAATTTAAGATTTTACTCTAAAAGTAACTAAAAGTTATttccaaacaaaattattgtaacCATTGTTGTATCTTTGGTAACGAATTGAACCCAATAGGCCTAAAgatacctacatgtatgaaaaGTTAAAACTAAATTGGGAAACTGAATTAAACAGGAAACTTAATTTTAAAGTTTACACTAAAAGtaactaaaaataatttctAATCAAATACAAGAATATAAATTAAATGCAAGTAAACAGCTCACCTAATATAGAAAGGTAAACAAACAGTAAATAGTAATCAAATGACGatattaaaaatgcaacaatTAATGGGTCCACATGTTAAACATGGTAAACGAAGACAAGTATTACCAACATTTTTGAAATATAAAGTGACaagaataaaacacaaaacatcaAATACAAGAATATAAATTAAATGCAAATAAGTAGCCCACCTAATACAGAAAAgtaaacaaacagtaaaaatAGTAATCAAATGACAacattaaaaatgcaacaatTAATGGAGACACATATTAAACATGGTTACAAAAGACAAGTATAATCAAAACATTGTCAATATAAAGtgacaaaaattacaatttgaataaaaacaaacgcACAAGTGAACAATTGAAACTTTAGTTCGAACAAGGGAAACTCCCGACTCTACACGCCAAACTAAAGTACATTATAAATCTGAACATTTGGGCCTGTCCCAATTTTATTTGAGTCAGGTTAGACTAGTTCCATCTACAGTTGGGACTTGCACAACTCTAAATGGAGAGAAAAGTGGCACAAGATTCGGTTTTCACATTTTTACAATCGACCAACTGCACGGTACAACAATGCAAAAGGAACACTTTTGTGGCAAAGGAGTTATCTTTTTGGTATTCTACGGGAACTCCTGCAGTTGGATAGAGGCGAGTCAAAATTGTCTCACAATCCCcaagaaaaaacaaagcatacaggcctgtactTACATGCTTGGTCCGTAAAAACTTCCACTTGTTGGCGGGAATGTCGTCAAATTCCATCGCTTTGACCCTTTTGCATAGGAATTGGGTGGGGTCAAGTGGTGACCTCAGGACAATAACGTCACCCCTGAAACAAAAACGGTTAGAGGAGTCCAATCAAGAAACGAAGCCAGCTATAAGGCCCAAGACAAACACGTTTAGCGTCCTGCCTTTTTTTGAAAAGGAAGGAGGGACTTCAACACTGAGGGCCTTGaaaatctgacgtcacacttcgaggcttgtgaattacgccagagagtgCCCTCAAGCCTGTGTCAACCCCCGTCTACAATCACCTTTCGCCTACATTCATATGCAGAGGACCGAAAGTGACCGAACGTCACCTCGACCAATCAAAAAGAAATCAttgtttatccaatgaaatcactggttctaaaATGCAAATACCTGTTTGTATACTTGTGGATAAAGACGGGGTACCAGTCTACATGTGGCTAGATACTTACTTATCCACTTTGCTGAAGAATTTAGTGCTGATGTGTTCTGTCAGGACAACGTCATTGTCCTTGATGGTAGGAAGCATAGAGGGCCCTGtacactttaaaataaaataaatgacaaaataatgataatttttTACGTCAACCAATTCTCAGTAATGGCACTTATCAAATTAGTGAGCATCAgagcaaataataaattgaatagaaaaaaatttcaacaaaaaccaATCTTTGAAAATGCTCCAGCGCCCTCTCGTGATTATATTGCTAGTCGCGATTAATCTTGCCATAGCCACTATTTCAGACTTGGCCTTAATCTCACCTTTGTAAAGTCGAGGGCGTACTCCGAGACACAATGCGCACCGCAGTAGATGATGACCGAGTAGGTTCCAACGCGCAAGACAGTGTTCCCGCTTGAGCGTAGAAATCTAAATGCTGAGCTGGCCATTAAATAGTCATCGGTCTAGCGACCACCACGTCATAAAAAATCCCCAACTGAAATTAAGAAAAGATCTGTAATTAGGTAAACAAGATTTATGATCCGAcctttgggcccaatttcatggttctgcttaccgccgaattctgctcttactcacgattccccgctttaGTGCAAgcactgaatttctgcgctagccttgtaatgTAAGCATAGTCTAGTAAGAGTATGCACGCGCAGTAGCCAAAATTCGCAGCTAACCCGTGAAAAagacgcttgccgtaagcacagaattccctgcttccgtaaaagcaccgattctgtgcttgagccatgaaattgggccctggtggatTCGTGGAACTGTGGGAAGGTCAGAAGCCTTTCTTCTATTCTAGGCATTGTTCTTATCCTATTCTTATCAATACTTACTTTAATTACAGTAGGCCTTATTATTACACTTACACTTATTTTACAGCCTATTGATCCTggcatgtttatttttttttcagaaaactttccgtataataattaataataatatcctgTAGTATCACCacttttttactaatttctttaaaaagttatttatttaacaaaatTGGTCAAAAATTTCTGAAATTTACATCACATTGATGATTGTCGAGCTCAGGCCGTcaggggataactttccgtatgaaaaagggatatatcaatcaggtaaattagatactatattattttatttcgaatgaaaaagtggtggcgccatacggaaacttttccaacaatTACACAGGCTTGAACATTTATAGTATTGTATCTTCTCTAACTTACCCATTGTGAATTTAGCAGTCACATCCATTCACAAAAGCAGCaatttgtaagaaaataaaGACAGGCTTGGCAAACATGAGTTTAATTATTGGTCAAAACGGCACTGCACAAAAAATGAATGCCCCAATGATGCAAGTCAATGCAAGCGCACAGTGTGAAAGTTGCTTGCACATGACTGTAAAAttgaaacagccccctctgttgTCTACATATAGAAAGGGTAAAAAGATACGCATGGCCTTTGGatggaaattatttttttaagataaaatagaatataattatagtaataataaaatagGGAGCATCATGTTCATTTGATTGTAGGTTTTGTAGGCCCCCAAACTTCAAGAATAAGTCCAATCTACACCGAAAACTGAATTGAAAATGTAAGTTATAATGTTTGTAAATCATCACAcaaattaaattgatttttaaaacaatgtttttcttgttcatattttgtttggttttccttttgagAGTTAAACAGTAAACAATACACTTTTAAGGGGTAACCcttgcttcttcttttttgttgaaaatagactgaaaattgataaaattgtaaaaagaaagtcttgcattttcctccaaaaatttgataaaataagaGGGGTAGGCCTAAGCctttaatttttctcaaaaatatgcaaaaacttGATCAAACCATAAGGGGCAAACCTAGCATTTTCTTAGAAAACTGGGTTAAATTTGATACAATTCCCAAGGAGTTTCCCTCAGTTTCCAGTGTTTCACACACTACCTTTGTACTTCAGGAatcagacaaaaaaaatatacaagagTGACATTCAACAATATTTTAtcacttttttttgttaagttttattcaaacaaaaatatttttaacacaAAAGCACTGTGACTttctaagcaaaaacaaatttatttacacTTGCCATACTCCCACTACCCGACCAAAGTATCACATAGGATAAACGAGGCAACCGATGGTTTGCCATTTAAACATAAAAGGATAAATGTTGCCCAATAGCCCTTACTTGAATAAAAGGTAAATGTACATAAAATTACAATTGTGAACTGAGAAAGAACTAAATTACAGAAGAAATTGTAATGGGTTCAAAAAACCCAAACAGTCTTTTCATTTCTCCGAACGACatcaaagacaacaacaaatctTTGGTTCGCATCCGACTTtgaaaccagactttctgcttcttctcttCCATACACTCTTGCTTTGCTGAGGTGTAAAACAAAGAGCCATTTCAACATCTCTGTGGTACCCCCTGCCTGGTGAATGCTTCCTTCATCCTACAATCTAGCCTCTGCAATCAGAGGAATATTATTTCCTGCCGTCAGCTCCCCATAAATTTtacctatttaaaaaaaaaattttgtcttgtagccccataccaagagCGGCTCAGCCCATGCTTGGGGTGAACtagcatacaaaataaaaaatatcactTTGGAAGTTAGAGTTCTCATGCGTTTGACGTAACAAGCGCTTGATTTAGAAATGATTTCCCCCTTCACGGTGGTCCACTGgtcaaatgccagttaaaaacTCTCCAAGTGGTCTGCCGTCaattttaccaaactcttcctaaaccTAGCATTAATCCTGGCCAATTATTTGAGTTAGAGTGAATGATGGACTCGTAAGAAGAAGTCCTAAACTGGAAGCCCACAGGTAGACAGTGGCCGGTGTTTGACGTCAAAGCAAGGGAGTCTAGAGGTCACAGACCATAATAGGTCACAATAGATCAACCATAGATCACAAAAGGTCACCATAGATCACATGTCCAAAATGTCAATCTTCATCTCATCACAATAGAAATTTTGGAGAGACTAAATATTCTATTTCAGGAGGTCAAACAACGAGATTTCATCCCCAATCGCTTGCGGGATTCCCGCCTGACCCGGTGCTGGTTGCCGCGGCAACTGTTGCTGGGCTACCTGGTTCTGCTGCATCATGATTGGCTGCTGGGGCTGTTGGAGGCGGAACTGTTGCTGTGGATTGACAGttggttgctgttgttgctgttgttgccaCTGcatctgttgttgttgttgttgttgttgtggttgggTCTGCGGGAGCATACCTGGTTGTCCAGGCGTCTGCAATGAAGACAAAATTCCGCGTTAGTCCAGAGTTTACAAAGTCAATTTTCTTCGCAGATTTTGTTCCTATataccaggggactaatgtaaagcgcattgatacggtttattgtgaaatgcgctatataagttgttgttgttgttgttgttgttgttgttgttgttgttgttgttgttgttgttgttgttgttgttgttgttgttgttgttgttgttgttgttgttgttgttgttgttgttgttgttgttgttgttgttgttgttgttgttgttgttgttgttgttgttgttgttgttgttgttgttgttgttgttgttgttgttgttgttgttgttgttgttgttgttgttgttgttgttgttgttgttgttgttgttgttgttgttgttgttgttgttgttgttgttgttgttgttgttgttgttgttgttgttgttgttgttgttgttgttgttgttgttgttgttgttgttgttgttgttgttgttgttgttgttgttgttgttgttgttgttgttgttgttgttgttgttgttgttgttgttgttgttgttgttgttgttgttgttgttgttgttgttgttgttgttgttgttgttgttgttgttgttgttgttgttgttgttgttgttgttgttgttgttgttgttgttgttgttgttgttgttgttgttgttgttgttgttgttgttgttgttgttgttgttgttgttgttgttgttgttgttgttgttgttgttgttgttgttgttgttgttgttgttgttgttgttgttgttgttgttgttgttgttgttgttgttgttgttgttgttgttgttgttgttgttgttgttgttgttgttgttgttgttgttgttgttgttgttgttgttgttgttgttgttgttgttgttgttgttgttgttgttgttgttgttgttgttgttgttgttgttgttgttgttgttgttgttgttgttgttgttgttgttgttgttgttgttgttgttgttgttgttgtgttgttgttgttgttgttgttgttgttgttgttgttgttgtgttgttgttgttgttgttgttgttgttgttgttgttgttgttgttgttgttgttgttgttgttgttgttgttgttgttgtgttgttgttgttgttgttgttgttgttgttgttgttgttgttgttgttgttgttgttgttgttgttgttgtgttgttgttgttgttgttgttgttgttgttgttgttgttgttgttgttgttgttgttgttgttgttgttgttgttgttgttgttgttgttgttgttgttgttgttgttgttgttgttgttgttgttgttgttgttgttgttgttgttgttgttgttgttgttgttgttgttgttgttgttgttgttgttgttgttgttgttgttgttgttgttgttgttgttgttgttgttgttgttgttgttgttgttgttgttgttgttgttgttgttgttgttgttgttgttgttgttgttgttgttgttgttgttgttgttgttgttgttgttgttgttgttgttgttgttgttgttgttgttgttgttgttgttgttgttgttgttgttgttgttgttgttgttgttgttgttgttgttgttgttgttgttgttgttgttgttgttgttgttgttgttgttgttgttgttgttgttgcttgttgttgttgttgttgttgttgttgttgttgttgttgttgttgttgttgttgttgttgttgttgttgttgttgttgttgttgttgttgttgttgttgttgttgtgttgttgttgttgttgttgttgttgttgttgttgttgttgttgttgttgttgttgttgttgttgttgttgttgttgttgttgttgttgttgttgttgttgttgttgttgttgttgttgttgttgttgttgttgttgttgttgttgttgttgttgttgttgttgttgttgttgttgttgttgttgttgttgttgttgttgttgttgttgttgttgttgttgttgttgttgttgttgttgttgttgttgttgttgttgttgttgttgtgttgttgttgttgttgttgttgttgttgttgttgttgttgttgttgttgttgttgttgttgttgttgttgttgttgttgttgttgttgtgtgttgttgttgttgttgttgttgttgttgttgttgttgttgttgttgttgttgttgttgttgttgttgttgttgttgttgttgttgttgttgttgttgttgttgttgttgttgttgttgttgttgttgttgttgttgttgttgttgttgttgttgttgttgttgttgttgttgttgttgttgttgttgttgttgttgttgttgttgttgttgttgttgttgttgttgttgttgttgttgttgttgttgttgttgttgttgttattattattattattattattattattatattgaaaCTTACTACTGGGCGCTATTTtctttgggtaaaaaaaaaaaaaagag
This region of Asterias amurensis chromosome 22, ASM3211899v1 genomic DNA includes:
- the LOC139953803 gene encoding mitochondrial inner membrane protease subunit 1-like, which encodes MASSAFRFLRSSGNTVLRVGTYSVIIYCGAHCVSEYALDFTKCTGPSMLPTIKDNDVVLTEHISTKFFSKVDKGDVIVLRSPLDPTQFLCKRVKAMEFDDIPANKWKFLRTKHIPKGHIWIEGDNTHNSTDSRQFGPVPLAMVRGRAVLRVWPWNRRGYLDPVPDS